Proteins from one Mycoplasma sp. Pen4 genomic window:
- a CDS encoding ATP-binding cassette domain-containing protein yields the protein MERTNAIEFINISKSFGSIKANREISFAVEKGTIHALIGENGAGKSTLMSILFGLYEPDEGIIKVNDKEVLIKGPNDANKLGIGMVHQHFKLVDVYSNLENVVLGDETYNNVTRVINYGPAIEKIKTIQKMFNLHFDLNKKTGTESVATQQKVEIMKMLYRDSEILIFDEPTAVLTDQEIQGLLNTFKLFREQGKTILFISHKLAEIKEVANNATVLRHGQIKGNFRVADVSIEEMAERMVGGEVEIARNEYSDTSKNEVVLSLKNVSTDGEKPLRNVSLDVRKGEIVAIAGVEGNGQTDLEYVISGMIKPVSGEVTLKKTKFTKERENLVSKESKKKNVILTISSLISLYFGIILLYLPSITKDIETLFRVLGGSLVMFGFTLIIVLLLKIYGAKLRVVKNIANLTIKKQTTNKEFRLYKALTIFTFIVGVLSLIVAFLGIGVNPQDSTISVQSFYIVFGFTIAFALLFLIIVSLSLTTKTFFNQKSDNTTQTDMIIQKTKQRRNVVSSILSVVSILTAFASVVILIVLLVSAQSVDSSYVINATNSVLFIPFVALVATSFVFYLLAVITFFVLSADANAAAEKESDYITISDLTVTEISKLGLSFIPSDRHKHGLALDYNIRNNTILRRLWDKRYQKATVLNAKNITTDTADIIDQFDVRGARNGYSISRSLSGGNQQKFIVGREMLTPHDFILILQPTRGLDVGAIKNIHEKIIAEKKAGKAILLISYELDEVLALADKIAVMNTGEILAVKPANQLTRTEIGMYMAHKNEGGAQ from the coding sequence ATGGAAAGAACTAATGCTATTGAGTTTATAAATATTTCTAAGTCATTCGGTTCTATTAAAGCCAACCGTGAAATTTCTTTTGCGGTAGAAAAAGGAACAATCCATGCTTTAATCGGTGAAAACGGTGCCGGTAAAAGTACATTGATGTCAATTCTTTTTGGTCTTTATGAACCTGATGAAGGAATTATTAAAGTAAACGACAAAGAAGTTTTAATTAAAGGTCCAAACGATGCCAACAAACTTGGTATTGGTATGGTTCACCAACACTTTAAACTTGTTGATGTTTATTCTAACCTAGAAAACGTTGTTTTAGGTGATGAAACATACAACAATGTGACAAGAGTTATTAACTATGGTCCTGCAATTGAAAAAATCAAAACTATTCAAAAAATGTTCAATCTCCACTTCGATCTCAACAAAAAGACAGGTACTGAATCTGTTGCGACTCAACAAAAAGTCGAAATTATGAAGATGCTTTACCGTGACTCAGAGATTCTTATTTTCGATGAGCCAACTGCTGTTTTAACAGACCAAGAAATTCAAGGTCTTTTAAACACATTTAAACTTTTTAGAGAACAAGGAAAAACCATTTTATTTATTTCCCACAAACTTGCGGAAATTAAAGAAGTTGCAAACAACGCAACTGTTTTAAGACACGGTCAAATTAAAGGTAATTTCCGTGTTGCAGACGTTTCAATTGAAGAAATGGCTGAACGTATGGTTGGAGGTGAAGTAGAAATAGCTAGAAACGAATACAGCGACACATCTAAAAATGAAGTTGTATTAAGTCTTAAAAATGTTTCTACAGATGGTGAAAAACCATTACGGAATGTTTCATTAGATGTTAGAAAAGGTGAAATTGTTGCTATTGCCGGAGTTGAAGGTAATGGGCAAACAGACCTTGAATACGTTATCTCAGGTATGATAAAACCTGTTTCAGGTGAGGTTACACTTAAGAAAACAAAATTCACAAAAGAAAGAGAAAACTTAGTTTCAAAAGAAAGTAAGAAGAAAAATGTTATATTAACAATTTCATCATTAATTTCACTTTATTTTGGGATAATTCTCTTATATTTACCATCTATAACAAAAGATATCGAAACTTTATTCCGTGTTTTAGGTGGTTCATTAGTTATGTTTGGATTCACTCTCATCATTGTTTTATTATTAAAAATTTATGGTGCTAAATTAAGAGTTGTTAAAAACATTGCTAACTTAACCATTAAAAAGCAAACCACAAATAAAGAGTTTCGTCTTTATAAAGCACTTACAATATTCACATTTATTGTTGGAGTTTTAAGCTTAATCGTTGCCTTTTTAGGTATCGGAGTAAATCCTCAAGATTCAACTATAAGTGTGCAATCCTTCTATATTGTTTTTGGATTCACAATTGCATTTGCTTTATTATTCTTAATCATTGTAAGCTTGTCACTTACAACAAAAACATTCTTTAACCAAAAAAGCGACAACACTACTCAAACAGACATGATAATTCAAAAAACAAAACAACGTCGTAACGTTGTATCATCGATTTTATCTGTTGTATCTATTTTGACAGCATTTGCTTCTGTAGTTATATTAATTGTATTATTAGTATCTGCACAAAGTGTAGATTCAAGTTATGTAATTAATGCTACAAACTCAGTATTATTTATTCCATTCGTTGCATTAGTAGCAACATCATTCGTATTTTATTTATTAGCAGTTATCACATTCTTCGTATTAAGTGCAGATGCAAACGCTGCCGCAGAAAAAGAAAGTGATTATATTACAATTAGTGACTTAACAGTTACTGAAATTTCAAAACTTGGTCTTTCATTTATCCCAAGTGATAGACATAAACATGGTCTCGCATTAGACTATAACATTAGAAATAACACAATTTTACGTAGACTTTGAGATAAAAGATATCAAAAAGCAACAGTTCTTAATGCTAAAAACATTACTACTGATACAGCTGATATCATTGATCAATTCGACGTACGTGGAGCAAGAAATGGTTACTCTATTTCACGTTCTCTTTCAGGGGGTAACCAACAAAAATTCATTGTTGGACGTGAAATGCTTACACCTCATGACTTTATTTTAATTCTTCAACCTACTCGTGGATTAGACGTTGGAGCTATTAAAAATATTCATGAAAAAATTATTGCTGAGAAAAAAGCAGGAAAAGCAATTTTACTTATTTCATATGAGCTTGATGAAGTATTAGCATTAGCTGATAAGATTGCTGTTATGAACACAGGAGAAATCCTTGCTGTTAAACCTGCAAACCAACTTACAAGAACAGAAATTGGTATGTACATGGCTCATAAAAATGAAGGAGGTGCACAATAA
- a CDS encoding ABC transporter permease, whose product MVKDQTSTKPSLVSKTILAFDGLKRFLMFEDKKTSRRKLYASLWAVVFGLLFASVLYYLLGLPKSSAQNPIHIWSFIENLISFSTAKQVFQRTTIYFIIFGFSGLAVAVAFKSGLFNIGVPGQMLLPGIVFFAIIISARVPISNVDPKFIVGMFVTFIIIGALTGAVSGALKAFFNVHEVISTIFLNWIITYISVWLFNINNHIFFGPETPSEYVFTFLGEQGGTKILQIPTEIVWNFIYFGLALLGVFVIGAWFVYSKTTLGYKIKMIGINKSNAKYVGINEKITTITIMAVSGGLAGISGFYYIVMGINRIPSANAPLNIGFESIAIALIALNNPVGVVGSSLLYALIYGSQSRFAVASPQYQISQDFFPIITGVIIFMAATSIMLEKFRPINALRKALVLLFSKEYWMNFKTYHKIGSHSFKHKAYLKALAQYKAEFLKRNNLTEIDEKNADAFERSKMLFKIKFFKEFENGLKASNKELKQLALRKQILIQDVKAQHQKELNDFLTHQKDIAILEQKLREIKAAFASAIKAAKSDEEKIKLHEELKVRTQGIHEMIASARHDISNKESQLKKELLDRINKINNDYVDDYIAEYKKYHYLTHKHELALIKNGNKDRMIEYKYHEKEYENFVAKLIASKKKASTEEKMAMYDEISKRKFELLRFKEELGLNKHNDIIEIFKAEKKARKNVFKAVKEKIYQDFNAKHFTKPYDKFVAKHEVAPKGGE is encoded by the coding sequence ATGGTTAAAGATCAAACAAGTACTAAACCATCTTTAGTCTCAAAAACAATTCTTGCTTTTGACGGATTAAAAAGATTCTTAATGTTTGAAGATAAGAAAACATCAAGAAGAAAATTATATGCATCACTTTGGGCTGTTGTATTTGGATTATTATTCGCTTCTGTTTTATATTACTTACTTGGATTACCAAAATCATCAGCACAAAACCCTATCCACATTTGAAGTTTTATTGAAAACTTAATTTCATTCTCAACAGCTAAACAAGTTTTCCAACGTACAACAATATACTTCATTATTTTTGGATTCTCTGGGTTAGCCGTTGCCGTAGCATTTAAATCAGGATTATTCAACATTGGTGTTCCTGGTCAAATGTTATTACCTGGTATTGTGTTCTTTGCAATTATTATATCTGCACGTGTTCCAATATCAAACGTTGACCCTAAATTTATCGTTGGTATGTTCGTAACATTTATTATTATTGGTGCTTTAACAGGTGCTGTATCAGGTGCCTTAAAAGCTTTCTTTAATGTTCACGAAGTTATTTCAACAATCTTCTTAAACTGAATTATTACTTATATTTCAGTTTGATTATTCAATATTAACAACCACATTTTCTTTGGTCCAGAAACTCCTTCAGAATACGTTTTCACATTCTTAGGGGAACAAGGTGGAACTAAGATTTTACAAATTCCAACAGAAATTGTTTGAAATTTCATTTACTTTGGTCTTGCATTACTTGGAGTATTTGTTATTGGTGCATGATTTGTTTATTCAAAAACAACTCTTGGTTACAAAATCAAGATGATTGGTATTAACAAATCAAACGCTAAATATGTTGGAATTAATGAAAAAATTACAACTATTACAATAATGGCTGTATCAGGTGGTTTAGCTGGTATTAGTGGTTTCTACTACATTGTTATGGGTATAAATAGAATTCCTAGTGCTAATGCACCACTTAATATTGGTTTTGAATCTATTGCTATTGCATTGATTGCTTTAAATAACCCAGTCGGTGTAGTTGGTTCATCACTTTTATATGCATTAATTTATGGATCACAAAGTAGATTCGCAGTTGCATCACCACAATATCAAATTAGTCAAGATTTCTTCCCAATCATTACTGGGGTAATCATCTTTATGGCTGCAACATCAATTATGCTTGAAAAATTTAGACCAATAAATGCTCTTAGAAAGGCCCTTGTTTTACTATTCTCAAAAGAATACTGAATGAACTTTAAAACATATCATAAAATAGGTTCACATTCATTTAAACATAAAGCTTACTTAAAAGCATTAGCTCAATACAAAGCAGAATTCTTAAAACGTAATAATTTAACTGAAATTGATGAGAAAAATGCTGACGCATTTGAAAGATCAAAAATGTTATTCAAAATTAAATTCTTTAAAGAATTCGAAAATGGTCTTAAAGCATCTAATAAAGAATTAAAACAACTTGCATTACGTAAACAAATTCTTATTCAAGATGTAAAAGCACAACACCAAAAAGAACTTAATGATTTCTTAACACACCAAAAAGATATTGCTATCTTAGAACAAAAATTAAGAGAAATCAAAGCTGCATTTGCTTCTGCTATCAAAGCAGCAAAATCAGATGAAGAAAAAATCAAATTACATGAAGAACTTAAGGTAAGAACTCAAGGTATTCATGAAATGATTGCATCTGCAAGACACGATATTTCTAACAAAGAATCACAACTTAAGAAAGAACTTCTTGATAGAATTAACAAAATTAATAATGATTATGTTGATGATTATATTGCTGAATACAAGAAATATCACTATTTAACACATAAACATGAACTTGCATTAATCAAAAACGGTAATAAAGATCGTATGATTGAGTACAAATACCATGAAAAAGAATATGAAAACTTTGTTGCTAAACTTATTGCAAGTAAAAAGAAAGCATCTACAGAAGAAAAAATGGCTATGTATGATGAAATTTCTAAACGTAAATTTGAGTTATTAAGATTTAAAGAAGAATTAGGTCTTAATAAACACAATGACATTATCGAAATCTTTAAAGCTGAGAAAAAAGCACGTAAAAATGTTTTCAAAGCTGTAAAAGAAAAAATTTATCAAGATTTTAATGCAAAACACTTTACAAAACCTTATGATAAATTTGTAGCCAAACATGAAGTTGCACCAAAAGGAGGGGAATAG
- a CDS encoding ABC transporter permease: MEIVVSYAVFYFCILILGTISGIFSERGGIVNIAINGFILFGAIMYMLFSAILNNIFYDKVGNGYTPQTISDYWQIPVTLISIGATILFTLLFGFTTIKLKSDQTISGFAINILALGIASILILVITTNKNLFPMQDATVSIKGRNELAYDTSIGTYGNILSFKSIVTIVVVAISWFTLNKTRWGLRFRAIGENPQAADVAGVNVNKLKWQGIIIAGAIAGLAGTFFAQGFASTISSTKDVAGLGYLALAIMITSRWKIAISVVVSAFFAFLYSLSFYASGILPSKILPYFDLFKAFPYFITLLIMVFTSKTAVGPAAAGIPYDKSKR; encoded by the coding sequence ATGGAAATAGTTGTTTCATATGCTGTTTTCTACTTTTGTATCTTAATTTTAGGAACAATTTCTGGAATCTTCTCTGAAAGAGGGGGAATTGTTAACATCGCAATTAATGGTTTCATTCTTTTCGGTGCTATTATGTATATGCTATTTAGTGCTATACTAAATAACATATTCTATGATAAAGTAGGTAATGGATATACACCTCAAACAATCAGTGATTACTGACAAATTCCTGTGACATTAATTTCGATAGGAGCAACAATTTTATTTACATTATTATTTGGTTTCACAACAATTAAACTTAAATCAGACCAAACAATTTCAGGGTTTGCTATTAATATTTTAGCTCTTGGAATTGCGTCAATCTTAATTCTTGTTATTACAACAAATAAAAATTTATTCCCAATGCAAGATGCTACTGTTTCTATTAAAGGAAGAAATGAGTTAGCATATGACACAAGTATTGGTACATACGGAAATATTCTTTCATTCAAATCGATTGTAACAATTGTTGTTGTAGCTATATCATGATTTACATTAAACAAAACACGTTGAGGTCTTAGATTCCGTGCAATTGGGGAAAACCCACAAGCAGCCGATGTTGCTGGAGTTAATGTTAATAAACTTAAATGACAAGGTATTATTATTGCTGGTGCAATTGCTGGTCTTGCTGGAACATTCTTTGCTCAAGGTTTTGCATCAACAATTTCATCAACAAAAGACGTTGCTGGATTAGGATACTTAGCACTTGCTATTATGATTACATCTAGATGAAAAATTGCAATTAGTGTTGTGGTATCTGCATTCTTTGCGTTCTTATATTCATTATCATTCTATGCAAGTGGAATTTTACCAAGTAAAATTCTTCCATACTTCGACTTGTTCAAAGCGTTCCCTTACTTTATAACACTTCTTATTATGGTGTTTACATCAAAAACAGCTGTGGGACCTGCTGCAGCCGGAATACCATACGACAAGTCAAAAAGATAG